A segment of the Silvanigrella paludirubra genome:
ATTTGTTGAAGAAATGAATAACACTATTATTCCCTTCTTAGAAAATAATCCAAATGAAGTTTTAACATTATTTTTAGAAGACCATAGCAGTAAAGATTTTTTTAAAAGAGCATTAAATCAAGTTAAAGATCTTTCAAAATATGTTTTTAATCCTCAAAAATGGAACGATCGAAGTAACTGGCCTACATTAAATGAACTCATCCAAAAAAATCAAAGACTTTTTATAATTTCTGAAAATGAAAAAAACTCTGGCTATTTTGAAATTAATTCTGGTGAAGTCCACGTTATTTTTGGGCAAGATATTTCTGTAGAAAATTATTGGAGCTTAGGTGACACCTATATGAGTCATGATTATAGATGTTACTCTAGATGGAAAGACATCTCCTTGTCCACAGAAAAGGCTTCACCCTTTTATAATTACTGGGATAGAATTTTTGTTATGAACCAATTTCATGGAATACCTTATGCCCCTCATTCCGAGGAAGATAATAAGTTTTATAAATTGAAAAAAAGAGAAGAAAAATATTGCAAACCTTATTCAAAAAGATTTCCTAATTTTATAGCTGTGGACAACATTACTCATGGCAATGCTTTAGAATATGTTGAATGGCATAATAATGGTGGAATTTTATTTTATAATAAAAACTTTAATTACGAAAGTTTGGTTTGTGGCCTAGCCACTACATTCAATAGAAAAATTCCTTTATACAAAGCGGGTTGTTATGACTATGTAACAAAGGCGCAATTACAAGGAGTTCCAAAAGGAACTAAAATTCTAATTTATAGTTCTGACTACAATTTAAACAATTCAGAATACACAGAAATAGAAGTCCTAAATGATTTAAATTTTACAGAACCTATTAACATAGATTCATTTGATGCATCTTTTGAAAACAAAAATTTTAAATTAAAATATTTTGGAAAAAATGGAATGAAAGATTCTGTTTATGCAGTTGAAATAATTCGAAGCAACATAAAAAATGATAATTAAGAAATGAATATCTAAAAAATATGTAATTTATAATCACTTCAAAATATTCTTCCTAATTTTAATCAAATAAAACAGCTATAAAATTATTTTAAAAACAATAAATACACTTTATTTAGATAAAAAATAAAGGAAAAATATATTCCAAATACTTTAAAAATTTTTTAATTAAAAATTGAAATAAATTAAAAATTTATTTATCACAAATATACCAATTGAATTATATTTTTAATTCAATTAAACTAAAAAATTTTAATTTTTATAGTTTTTTATAATAAAATATGTAATTTTAAAAATTCATATTTAGGCATATAAAAAAAATAAAATTAATTAGTTTTCTAAAATTCAATTAAACAAAAAGTATAGTGTCATTCATTTGAATTACTCTATAGGAAGATATGAATGTTTAAAAAATATTTCTATTTATTAGTAATATCTAATTTTCTTACATTTATTACAGGCTGTCAAACTCTGGATGAGGCTTTATTTGGCAAAACACTCGTAATTAGAATGAAAATTAAAAGTGAATCAAATAAAAACATGGCATTTGAAAATGATATTGTTACAAGTTCTTCACCAGAGTTTAGTAAAAAAATAGAGCAAACTTCAAATAAAGATTGGTTTGACGAATCAAATACAGAGTTTCAAGAAATTAAAAAATCAAAATACGTTAAAGTTTACAAGACATATATTATACCTACCGAATCTAAAAAAATGGTCACAGTAAATATTCCAAAAAATTGTAAATATATTTATATATTTAATCGTTATAGCTCACAAGAAAATGCCTTTCCTATAAAAGTAAACTCAGAAAGTAACATAAGAATGTTATTTGATAAATTAAAGATTGAAGTCAAAGAAATTGATCTAAAATCGAATGAACTCGAAGCAACAATTAAGGAAGATGACAATGCTTAAAGGAAAAATATTATTCTCTATAATTACATTGTTACCTTTAAGTTTAAATGCAATTGAAATTGAAGCTCATGAAATTGATACAGCATATCCTGCTGATATTAGACAAAATGTAATAAACGTAAATTCATATCAAGATTTTGATAAGAATGTAGGGTATTATTTAGATCAAGGCCTTTATGTATCTAAATTTGGAAATAAATATACACCTCTTTTGTCGACACAGCTTGGTATAATACTAAATAACTCTTTTTCAATTTTTTCTGGCATACAATATTCAATTACAAAAACAAGTATTGAATATCAAATTGAAGAAACAACTGAATCCGTAATTATGAATCATTATAGCTCATTCAATGCTGGAATTGGCTATTCCTTTTTTGGAGAATATTTTATACATCCAAAGTTAAGGGCAACTTTTGGAAGAGCTTATTTTGAAATAGAGAATGATGAATTTAAATTAATAAATAACTTTGACTATTTTAGTCCTGCTATTTCTGCTGAAATAAATTTATGGAAATATGCCACTCTCGAATTTGGTATTCAATATCGTTATATTTTTAAAGCTTCACAAAAAGTATCAGACAATAATGTTGAATATATGTTTCATCTATTTATTGGAAATTTTTAAATAAGGTAATATCTAATGATACAAAAAGATCTTGGATTTTCAATAATACCAAAAGCAGTAAACTGGAAAGAAGGTAATGTCCTTCATCCATCGGTATTATATTATGAATTTCAAAGAATTGACATAATTAATAAACAACGTTTTTTAATTGAAAATCCAAATTTTTATGGGATTCATAAAATTAAAATTGAAGAAGATGATTTACAATATAATATTTTTAAAATTAAAGAAATTGAGTGTATTTTTTCCGATGGCACTTTGTTTTGTAAAAATTTTGAAAATGAATATGAACTTAAAATTGATTTAAATCAGTATAAAAATAATCCAATAGAAGAAACTTATATTTTTCTTTCTATCCCAGAATGTTCACCAAAGAATTTTGTTTTTGGAGAACAGGACTCTCGTTACAAATCATCTAAAACTCAAAGTCTTAATGATTGGGAAAACGAAGAAAAACAATTTATTACATTAGACGAAAACGTATTTTTAGATATGGATACTCATCCACCTGTAAATTGTGCCTTTTTACCACTCGGAAAAATTAAAATTGATGATGGTGTCATTCATTTTTTAGAATATATTCCACCAAGTCTTTCTATAAAATCAAGCGATAAATTATATCAAACTTCTTTAAGCTTAATTGAATTTATGAGAAATAAACTTGATATTTTAAATCAAGATATAGATTTCATTAAGAACACAGAAAACTTTTTAAGCTATATTGAAAAAACTCAATTAAATATAAATTTAAAACATGCCATCTCAAATATTGAATCTATTATGCAATTAAAATCAACAACACCAGAAATTTTATACAAAGAATGCTGTGTTGCTTTATCATTAATTAGTTCAATCAATCAAATTTTTGAGAATGTAGAAAATACAATCTATGACCATACAAATATAAAATATGTTTTTGATAATATTATTTCTAAAATTCAGAACTCCTTAGAGCAAGAAATTTCAGAAAAATATAGAACATATCGTTTTAACAAAAAAGATAATATATTCTTTATCAATTTAAATTATAAACTTCCTGAGTTTATAAAAGTTTCAATTAAAAAACAAGCAAACACAAAAGACGAAGAAATATTAGAGTGGATTAAAACTGCTCTTATTTGTGAAAAAACAGATATGGAATTTAATTTAGAAAAAAGAGCAATAGGTTTTGAAAGAAAACAAGAGTTTTTAAACCCAGATATTATTGTTAAAAAAGATTTCATAACATTTAATATTCAAACTAAGGTTATTGAAAATAAAATTGATAACGTAATTATAGTTACACAATCAAATTCATTACTAAATAAGTTTGAACCAGAAGAAATTTACTTATATCAAGAGAAAGTATCATGATAAATTCAAACCTAGTAATCAATGATATTTTTTCTGATATAAATAAATTTATAGATGAATCTATATCAAAATTAAATGAACATATATATGATGCAGTCAATACGGATTTATTCAATTCAATTGATTGTGAAGAAAAAGTTAAAAATTTAAAAAATGATTTAATAGTATATTTTAAAAATAAACAAAAATATTTAAAGCAAAACAGAAGATCATCTGACATAAAAATTATTGACGAAATCGTCTTCACAATAATTTGCTTTTTTGATGAAACTTTTATTTGTTTAAATTGGAATGGAAGACAGTTTTGGCGATTAGATTCTATTGAAAAAGCTCTTTACACTTCACAAGCAGGTGGAGATCTTATTTTTAATACGATCGAAAAATTAATACAAGAAAAAAACTCGAAAGACGCTGAACTTGCAAAAATTTATTATACATTGTTGAAACTTGGTTTTAAAGGAAAATACCGTGAACTCGATTTTACTGAAAAATATGAAGAGCTAACAGAGAAACTAAGAGAAATATTTTCAGATTCCACAAGTATTGGCAAAGAATTCGAAAAACCCTCTTATTTAGTGACAAGAAATAAATATGAGAATTTTATAAAAAAAGAATTAATTTATTTAACAATAAAATATATTTTTGTTGGAATTGTTGTTTCTTTTTTAATTGGTGAAATATACTGGCATATTATGCTTAAACTTAACTAATCAAGTGGTAATTTAATTTATGATTAAAATTGTCTTAATAATTTTATTTCTTTGCAGTATATTTTATATTGCAAGAAAAATAATTTTCTTAAAAAAACGAGAGTTTAAATTTTTAAGAAAACCGGCACTAAAAAATTATTTTTTAGATTATTTTTATTTTCAATCCATAAAAAAAGATTTTAAATATAAAAAATACTTTTTTATTCTAGATGAAAATACAACTAAAATAATAGAAAAACTAAACCCTGAAACAAATAAAATTTACAATTTTCCAAAAGAATCTTTATTTTCAGCAATTTTTGTAAATAATACAAGCTACATTATCTTAAACACAGAAGTCCTCAATCAAGAGCGAAATCCAGAAATGCAAGCTCTTAAAAGACGTTTCATTCGACTTTTAAAGAGAATCAGAAAAAATAATGATTTTTATTTATTTAAAGGAATTCTTTCTTTCAAAGATAACGAAGATATTTCCAATAATAAAAATAATCCTGATGAACTAAATGCTATTGTTTTTCGTGACTATTTTGTACTTTCAGAGTTAAATGGAATTTATAAAGCAGAAATTCCATATTATTCATTATTAGAATTACCAATTAAAGGAAACTATTCTGAAATTATTTCAGATTTCAAAATAAAAGATAATACAAAAATAGTTGGATTTTGTGAATATCCTTTTCATTTTGAAAATTCAAATATTGCTCAACAAAGTTCAGATAAATTTATTGAAAATTATAAAAAACTTCTCGATTTTAAAAAATTTAATGTTGTTCAACAAAATTTAGATTCAAATGAAATTAGAAAATATATTGGTATTGTTTCATCCTTAAAAAATGGAGTTAGTAATTGCCATAAGAACTACAACTATGAAATTGAAAAGAATCTTGAAAAATATAAAATTAATCTTTGTTCCGCTGGCATGTTCTTTTATCATTTAGATCATCCATCCATGATTAATATTGAGTCTCTTTTAAAAGAAATTTCAGAATCTCAATTTGAAAATATTAGATTAAATAACAATCGTTTTAATAAGTACCAAAATGTAATTGTTGCTGGAGCTGGAGTTGCTGGAATCACAACCGTAGCACTTGGGGTTGGTTTAACGGATTCTCTTATAAGTTTTCATAAGGAATACGATAAAATAAGCCACATAAATAATAAAATTAAAGAGTATAATTCCCTTTCTGATTTAGGAAAAAATTCTAAAATTACAAATATTTCTTGCGAAATCATCAATGACGCCTATCATTTAAGCAGGATGGATAGCAATTATACTTTTATCATTCCTTCTTGGAGTAAAAGCTCTTCCTCTTCTATCCAAGAACAATATTCAACCCATTTTTCCAAATTTTTTAATAAAAATTTAATTCATTCTTTCAATAAATATGTGAGCGATACCGTCGTTATTACTGCTCATGATGATATTTCTAATTTTTCAAACCATGACCAAGCTTACGCTTATGCATCAGACAACGTGAGTAGAATGTCTCGAATCAATAATATTTATAGCAAACTTAATCACAAAGATTCCGATTCATTCAGTGATTCTATTAACCAAATGCTTCAGACAATTTATGGGACAGATAGTAATTTAACTCAATGTAATTTTGATTTTAAATCAAATGCAAAAATTGCTACCTTACAAAGTAAAAATTTTAAGCTCGAACTTGAAATGAGCCATGACGCTTTTCAAAAAAAATCAAAAGATAAATTTGATAAAGTTCTCGAAATTTTAGTAACATCACAGTTTAATAAAAAGAAACTCGATGCACACGCTTATTCAATGAATAAATTATTTAGTACTGCTTTTAAAATTGAGCAACCTAACTTTAATTCCTTAAGTAACGAAGAAAAATTTAAATTTATAAAACAAATTGTAGCCGATTATTTAGCACTAAAAGAATTTGCTAGTATAACTTCTCAAACGACAAAATCGGTTGATGAGTTTATCAATACAAATCATTATAATGTTTTGTATACAAGTCTTCAAAATGCATCTATTATCTCTAAAAAAGACATCGATTTTTATAAAAAAAGAATTGAAGACATATTTAAAGACTTTAAAGACATTATGCTGACCTACCAAATTAAGGAATTCGATCAAAAACTATTTTTAATTGAATTAGATAAATCTGTAGTAATTCATAAAGATATTGACTTTTATTTTTCACACTTAAGTAAAATTATATCTGATTATACAGCACTAAATCCATCAAATGAGCACTCTTTAGAAGCTTTAAATGAAATTCAGTATTTTAATATCGAATTTTTACAAACAGTTTTAAATAACACCATTAATTTAGATAATATTATTAAATCATTTAAAGATAAAAAGTATACGCCAAATTTACAAAATAAAATTGAAAGCACTTTGAAATTTATTGTTGAATTGCATTTAATTAATAATAAAAATAAATTATTTACTTCTTCTTATCGCTCAAATTTGAATACCATTGAAAATTCGCAAGATGACCATGTAAAAAATCTTGTAGAATCGTATCAGGTTATAAAACAAATGAACACGTTTGTTACAAAATACCAGTTATCTCAAATTGCTCAAACAATTTTTCCATTTGTGTATTCAAAAATTAACCACAATTTTCAAACATTAAAAGGAAAATTAGTTGGCGCTGGTCTCTATGCAGGAACAACCTCAAATTTTAACTGGTGGAATGGAGAAAGTCCTGCAGCCCAAAGATATTTTGCTGTTTCAACCGAAGCTGAATTGTCAGAATATCTTCAAAAACAAAAAGGAATTATTTTAAAAATATACAATGACCAAGTCTCTCCTCTCATGACAATACATGAAGAATTAAATTTATCCTTTAAAGACTCTTCCGAAATTGAAAGTAGAGAATTTTGGAAACGTATTAAAATTGATTTAATTGAAAAATCGGAAGTTGGTTCTATTTCATCCTTAAATGATTTTATATTAAACTCATTAAATAAAACAGTTACAGAAACTTGTTATAAATATTTAAAATCAATTCAAATAA
Coding sequences within it:
- the tssK gene encoding type VI secretion system baseplate subunit TssK, which produces MIQKDLGFSIIPKAVNWKEGNVLHPSVLYYEFQRIDIINKQRFLIENPNFYGIHKIKIEEDDLQYNIFKIKEIECIFSDGTLFCKNFENEYELKIDLNQYKNNPIEETYIFLSIPECSPKNFVFGEQDSRYKSSKTQSLNDWENEEKQFITLDENVFLDMDTHPPVNCAFLPLGKIKIDDGVIHFLEYIPPSLSIKSSDKLYQTSLSLIEFMRNKLDILNQDIDFIKNTENFLSYIEKTQLNINLKHAISNIESIMQLKSTTPEILYKECCVALSLISSINQIFENVENTIYDHTNIKYVFDNIISKIQNSLEQEISEKYRTYRFNKKDNIFFINLNYKLPEFIKVSIKKQANTKDEEILEWIKTALICEKTDMEFNLEKRAIGFERKQEFLNPDIIVKKDFITFNIQTKVIENKIDNVIIVTQSNSLLNKFEPEEIYLYQEKVS
- a CDS encoding phosphatidylinositol-specific phospholipase C domain-containing protein, with the translated sequence MKNNIFLKLFTFLFLFFIQFNVFCLEFNDYAPRPDYVSNYDKPFNQYTWLVAHNAYSNYSNFSNQYGIKISKQLELGVRGLMLDLYDFNDEIYLCHKTCLLSEYGTFVEEMNNTIIPFLENNPNEVLTLFLEDHSSKDFFKRALNQVKDLSKYVFNPQKWNDRSNWPTLNELIQKNQRLFIISENEKNSGYFEINSGEVHVIFGQDISVENYWSLGDTYMSHDYRCYSRWKDISLSTEKASPFYNYWDRIFVMNQFHGIPYAPHSEEDNKFYKLKKREEKYCKPYSKRFPNFIAVDNITHGNALEYVEWHNNGGILFYNKNFNYESLVCGLATTFNRKIPLYKAGCYDYVTKAQLQGVPKGTKILIYSSDYNLNNSEYTEIEVLNDLNFTEPINIDSFDASFENKNFKLKYFGKNGMKDSVYAVEIIRSNIKNDN
- a CDS encoding DotU family type IV/VI secretion system protein gives rise to the protein MINSNLVINDIFSDINKFIDESISKLNEHIYDAVNTDLFNSIDCEEKVKNLKNDLIVYFKNKQKYLKQNRRSSDIKIIDEIVFTIICFFDETFICLNWNGRQFWRLDSIEKALYTSQAGGDLIFNTIEKLIQEKNSKDAELAKIYYTLLKLGFKGKYRELDFTEKYEELTEKLREIFSDSTSIGKEFEKPSYLVTRNKYENFIKKELIYLTIKYIFVGIVVSFLIGEIYWHIMLKLN